GCTTGCCCTTGGCCTTAATCTGCCTTGGCATTCCTGTCTTCCGGGAAAGCTCGACGAAGGCATCCTTGAATGCTTCTCCTGCACCTTCGCCGAACTGGTACTCCGCTATGGCCATGATGTAGCTCCTCGCTTCTCCCTTGGCGGGCTTGGTTATGGTGAAGTCTTCCTCGCCCTCGCTCTGGGCAAATGGATAGCTCAGGCTGAGGTACTTCGGAATCTCACCGAAGATTGGGTGGCTTACCCTCTCCGGGAACTTCTTGGCAACATGCTCGGCCCTCTCCTTAGCGCGCTGGACGATGGGCCAGCCCATCGCTTCCTCGCTCACCTTGAAGAAGGCACTCGCCTTGGTCACCGGCTCGTTCTTCTCAAGGTACTCCCTGTACTCCAGCAGCCTCTTGTAGGCGGCGAACATCTTGGGGTGACTCCTGGCCCTCTCATCGACGAGCTCCCAGAGGGTTCCCTCCTTTATCGCCTGCCTGACCCGGTTGAGCTCCTCGCGGATTACCCAGAGGTTGTGGAGAGCCAGAAGCCTCGTCCTCTCTTCCTTCGGCATCTCGCGGAGCTCCTGCGGAGTGTAGCGGGAGCAGACCGGGCAGGAGCAGGGGAAGTACTCAAGCTCGTCGAGCCTCTTGGTACCTTCGGGCGTTAAATAGCGGTCGTCCTTTGCGTAGAGGGCATAGCTCGCGGAATCGAAGAGGTCTATCCCCATCGCGACCGCTAAAGCAAAAATCATCGGATGTCCTGCACCGAAGAGGTGGACGGGCCTGTCGGGTCTCAAACCGAGCTTTGAAGCGATAACTACATCAACAAGGTCTTTATATCTGTAGCTCTCCATGAGTGGGACGACTGCTCCAACCGGGTGAATCTCGAAGTTCATCTCGCTGAGCTTTCTGGCCGCGTAGGTTCTCAGGTCTGGATAGGTGGAGCCCTGGACTGCCGCGTTCATCGCGATGTTCTTGACTTCCTCGGCTTCCTTTGCCCTTTCG
This window of the Thermococcus thermotolerans genome carries:
- the tgtA gene encoding tRNA guanosine(15) transglycosylase TgtA; the protein is MVEFKFEVKARDAAGRIGKLTVNGKTIETPAIMPVINPKQLIVTPKELREMGFGMVITNSYIIYKTPELREKALELGIHRLLDYDGIIEVDSGSFQLMRYGGVDVTNREIIEFQERIGVDIGTFLDIPTPPDAPREKAKEDLRITLERAKEAEEVKNIAMNAAVQGSTYPDLRTYAARKLSEMNFEIHPVGAVVPLMESYRYKDLVDVVIASKLGLRPDRPVHLFGAGHPMIFALAVAMGIDLFDSASYALYAKDDRYLTPEGTKRLDELEYFPCSCPVCSRYTPQELREMPKEERTRLLALHNLWVIREELNRVRQAIKEGTLWELVDERARSHPKMFAAYKRLLEYREYLEKNEPVTKASAFFKVSEEAMGWPIVQRAKERAEHVAKKFPERVSHPIFGEIPKYLSLSYPFAQSEGEEDFTITKPAKGEARSYIMAIAEYQFGEGAGEAFKDAFVELSRKTGMPRQIKAKGKHLATFRAEDGLLTLGIEGARRLHEILSFPRMRVVVNEDAEPFARRGKNVFAKFVVDADPEIRPYDEVLVVNERDELLATGQTLLNGEELKVFQSGLAVKVRRGVGK